The nucleotide sequence GGGAGGCGCTGGAACTGGGATTCGACGCGCCGGAGTGGGTGACCCCGGCGGTCTCGCGCGACTGGACCGCCGAGCAGTGGCGTCGCCTGCTGCAATCGGGGGCCCCGGGCGCCGGTGAACCGCCGGCGGGTCGGCCGCTCGACCGGGCGCTCGCCCGCGAGCAGGAGGGCGATCTGGCGGGGGCGATCGCCGAACTGCGGCGCGCGGTGGGAGACCGGCCCGGATACGCCGACCTGCGCTGCCGGCTGGCCGGACTGCTGCTCGAAGCGGGGCACGTGGACGAGGCGCTCGAACACCTTCGCGTCGCGCTCGAGTTGAACCCGCGCTACCTCGAGGCGCGCCTGCTCGGCGCGCGGCTCGAGCTCGAGCGCGGCCGCGCCGGTGCGGCCGAGGCTCACGTCGAGGCCGCGCTCGAGGCGCACCCGCAGTATCCGGACCTGCATTTCTGGCTCGGCCTCGCGCGCTTCCGCGGCGGCGACTTCGAGGGCGCGGCGGCGGCGCTCGAACGAGCGCTCGAGATGAACCGGCAGTTCGCGCGCGCCAGCCGGCTGCTCGGACTCGTCTACCATTCGCTCGGCCGCTACGACGACGCGCTGCGGGCGCTGCGCCGCGGGCTGACGCGCGACCGCGAAGTCCCGCTGAACGCCCTGCTCGACGCGCAGCTGCGCATGGAGGGCGGCGACGCGGAGGGCGCCGAGGCCGCGCTGCTGCGCACGCTGGCCGTGCATCCGGGCTACCCCGACCTGCACCTGCTGCTCGCCCGCATTCGCCGGGCGCAGGGCCGCCTCGAGGAGGCCGCGCAGGCCTATCAGAAGGCGCTCGAGCTGCAGCCCGGCTACGGCGCGCCGGCGCTCGAGCTGGGCGGTCTGTGGCTCGAGACCGGGCGCCTCGGGCCCGCCGAGACGACCCTGGCCGCCGTCGCCGAGGCGCACCCGCTCTGGGCGGACGCGCACGCGCTGCTCGGCAGAGTGCGGCTGATGCGTGGCGACGTGGCCGGTGCCGAGGTCCCGTTGCGCGCGGCGCTGGCGATCAACCCCGGTTTCGCCGCGGCCCGGGCCGACCTGGGGTGGACGCTGCTGCGCGCGGCGCGACCGGCGGAGGCCGATGAGCAGTTCGCGCTGGCCCTCGAGATGGACCCGCTCGTCGCCCTGCCGCGCCAGCAACTCGCCTGGCGCGAGTGGCTCGTCGCCCGGCGCGAGGACGCCGCCCGAGTGTGAGCGGCGCCCGCCCGCCGGCGGAAGCCCGGGACGTGAACCGGCCCGGCCCCCTTCGCGGGAGCCGGGCCGGTTCGCGGGCCGGGTGGGTTCAGGCGGTCGGCAGCGCCAGCGCGCGGCCGCGAACGGCCTTCTCGATCTTGCCGCCGCGGATGCAGCGCGTGCAGACGACGACCTTCTTCGCACGGCCTTCGACGAGCGCCCGCACGGACTGCAGGTTCGCGTTGAACGTGCGCTTGGTCTTGTTGTTCGCGTGGCTGACGTTCTGGCCGGCCATGCGGCCCTTGCCGCACACGAAGCACTTCGCCATGGGAATCTCCTGAAAGCGTTCGCCGCGCCCCGGACCGGTGGATCTCCTTCCGCGGGGCAAGCGGAACCGAAAGAGGACGCGGGACTATAGGGGAGGGCGGGTGCGGCTGGCAAGCCGGCGTCCGGGACGGGCCCGTCCGGTGACAGCGCACGCGCGCGCGGCGTAAGGTGACTCCCGAGCCATGACCGCGTCCCGCACGCCGCCGTCCGCCAGCGCGAGCCGCCCGCGCCTCGAGCCGTCCACCCGCATCCAGTTCCTGCCCGGGGTCGGTCCGGTCCGCGCGCGGGCGTACGAGCGGCTGCGGCTCGTCACGCTCGAGCATCTGGCGCGCCACTACCCGCGGGACTGGCTGGACGCGAGCCACTTCGCCCTCGTCAAGGACCTCGTCCCGGGGCAGCTCATGACCGTCGTGGGCGAGGTGAAGCGGGCGGCGGCGCTGCGCACCCGCGGGGGACGCGGCGACTTCGTCGCGACGATCTCCGACGGCACCGGCACGCTCGGCTGCTACTTCTTCGGGCAGGCCTTCCTCGCGCGCACGCTCGTACCCGGCACGCGCGTGGTCGTGAGCGGCGAGTTCGACCCCGTGGAACGGCGCATGCAGAACCCGATGTTCGAGGTCGAGGGCGAGGATCTCGCGACGCTGCTGCACGCCGGACGGCGGGTGCCCGTGCACGGGCTCGGGCGGGGGATCACCGCGCACGGCATGCGCACCGCGGTGAGCCGCGCGCTCGAGGCGGTGGCGGACACGATTCCCGACCCGGTGCCCGCGGCGGTCGCCGCCGCGCACCGGCTCGGCCCTCTCGGCGCCGCGCTGCGCGCGATTCACTTTCCGGGGAGCCTGGCGGAGCTCGAGGCCGCACGCCGCCGTCTCGCCTTCGAGGAGCTGTTCGAGCTGCAGATGGTCATGGAGCTGCGCCGGCACGTGATTTCGCAGGAGGGCCGCGGCCTGGCGATGACGTCCTCGGGCGGACTCGCCCGTGAAGTCGAGGCGGCGCTGCCGTTCACGCTCACCGAGGACCAGCGTGGTGCGATCGCCGACGTCGCGGCCGACCTCGCGCGCACGCGGCCGATGCACCGGCTGGTCGTGGGCGACGTCGGCAGCGGCAAGACCGCGGTCGCGCTGCTGGCGGCCGCGCACGCGATCGAGACCGCCCATCAGGTCGCGTTCATGGCTCCGACCGAGGTGCTCGCGCGCCAGCATGCGACGACGCTCGGGCGCCTGAGGCGGGGCACGCGGCTCGAGGTCGCCACGCTCACCGGCTCGACCCCGGCGACGCAGCGACGGCTGCTGCAGGCGCGGCTGCTGGCGGGCGAGCCGCTGCTGCTGGTCGGCACCCACGCGCTGCTCGAGAAGAAGCTGCAGATGCCGAAGCTCGGGCTCGCGATCGTGGACGAGCAGCACCGCTTCGGGGTGAGGCACCGCGCGACGCTGGCGAGCAAGGGCGTGCTGCCGCACGTGCTGGTGCTGACCGCGACGCCGATCCCGCGCACGCTGCAGCTCGCCTGCTACGGCGATCTCGACGTGAGCCTGCTGCGGACGCGGCCCGCCGGGCGCGGCCGCCGGGTCACGCGCGTGACCGACGAGGGGAAGTTGCCGCAGGTGATCGAGTTCATGGCCCGCGAACTGGCCGCCGGCCGGCAGGCCTACGTCGTCGTGTCCGCGATCGAGGAGGGCGCTCGGGCCGAGATCCGGGCGGCCGAATCGGAAGTCGAGAGCCTGCGGGCGCAGCCGCTGCTCTCCCGCTGGCGCATCGGCCTGCTGCACGGACGGCTCAGGACCGAGGAGAAGCTCGCCGTGATGGACGCGTTCCAGAAGGGCGAGCTGCACGTCCTGGTCGCCACCACCGTGATCGAGGTCGGCGTGGACGTGCCGAACGCGACGCTCATGGTCGTGCAGAACGCCGAACGCTTCGGGCTGACGCAGCTCCACCAGCTGCGCGGCCGGGTCGGTCGAGGCGAGCACCGCTCGGTCTGCGTGTTCGTGGCCGGCCGCGCGGTGCCCGCGAGCGGGCGGGAGCGGCTGGCGGTGATGGCGGGCACCGACGACGGCTTCGAGCTGGCCGAGGCGGACCTGCGCATGCGCGGCCCGGGCGACTTGTGGGGCACGCGCCAGGCCGGGCTGCCCAGTCTGAAGGTGGCCGACCCCTGGCGCGATGTGTCACTGCTGTACGAGGCCCGCGAGGCCGCACAGGCGGTGGTGGCCGCCGACCCGCGTCTCGCCGACCCGGCGCACGCGGCGCTGCGCGCGGCTCTGGTCGCGAACTACCGCGAACCGCTCGAGCTGGCGCTGGTCGGTTGAAGCGCGCGTCGGCCGCGGGCGCCTCGGGTGATAGCATCGCCGCCGTGAGCCGCGAACTCATCGTTCACTGCCCCGCGTGCGCGACCGGTTACCGGCTGCCGCGCGGGTTGCTGGGACCGCTCGGCGCGCGCGTGACCTGCCCGGCCTGCCGTCAGCGATTCGAGCTGGACGCGGCGGGGGAGCCCGCGGATCGGCGCCCCGGCGTGGCTCCCTCTCGCCGGAGTCCGCCCCCGAACGGTCCCGGGCGGGCCGGGCAGGCCATGGCCGCGGACATTCTCGAAACGCTCGAGCGGCGCCGCGGGCCGGAACTGGCGCGGTCGGCCCGCGAGCGGCGGC is from Candidatus Eisenbacteria bacterium and encodes:
- the recG gene encoding ATP-dependent DNA helicase RecG, yielding MTASRTPPSASASRPRLEPSTRIQFLPGVGPVRARAYERLRLVTLEHLARHYPRDWLDASHFALVKDLVPGQLMTVVGEVKRAAALRTRGGRGDFVATISDGTGTLGCYFFGQAFLARTLVPGTRVVVSGEFDPVERRMQNPMFEVEGEDLATLLHAGRRVPVHGLGRGITAHGMRTAVSRALEAVADTIPDPVPAAVAAAHRLGPLGAALRAIHFPGSLAELEAARRRLAFEELFELQMVMELRRHVISQEGRGLAMTSSGGLAREVEAALPFTLTEDQRGAIADVAADLARTRPMHRLVVGDVGSGKTAVALLAAAHAIETAHQVAFMAPTEVLARQHATTLGRLRRGTRLEVATLTGSTPATQRRLLQARLLAGEPLLLVGTHALLEKKLQMPKLGLAIVDEQHRFGVRHRATLASKGVLPHVLVLTATPIPRTLQLACYGDLDVSLLRTRPAGRGRRVTRVTDEGKLPQVIEFMARELAAGRQAYVVVSAIEEGARAEIRAAESEVESLRAQPLLSRWRIGLLHGRLRTEEKLAVMDAFQKGELHVLVATTVIEVGVDVPNATLMVVQNAERFGLTQLHQLRGRVGRGEHRSVCVFVAGRAVPASGRERLAVMAGTDDGFELAEADLRMRGPGDLWGTRQAGLPSLKVADPWRDVSLLYEAREAAQAVVAADPRLADPAHAALRAALVANYREPLELALVG
- a CDS encoding zinc-ribbon domain-containing protein — its product is MSRELIVHCPACATGYRLPRGLLGPLGARVTCPACRQRFELDAAGEPADRRPGVAPSRRSPPPNGPGRAGQAMAADILETLERRRGPELARSARERRLFRDHGPELLEAYDQFRRAAGGQANALAFREELRRRWRVDLDPAVQDRA
- a CDS encoding 50S ribosomal protein L28; translated protein: MAKCFVCGKGRMAGQNVSHANNKTKRTFNANLQSVRALVEGRAKKVVVCTRCIRGGKIEKAVRGRALALPTA
- a CDS encoding tetratricopeptide repeat protein, with product MRFLSSLVKWGHTRHYNAGILHFNRGEFARAVECFDAVLREVRDPNDPDHCLARVHAAEARGNLGLAHFHAGDYARAEAEFTRALEENPTFPDLRYYRARIYERSGRVNEAIADLELALADHPHYVEAHLLLAVCLGLRGDRERSAAELGEALELGFDAPEWVTPAVSRDWTAEQWRRLLQSGAPGAGEPPAGRPLDRALAREQEGDLAGAIAELRRAVGDRPGYADLRCRLAGLLLEAGHVDEALEHLRVALELNPRYLEARLLGARLELERGRAGAAEAHVEAALEAHPQYPDLHFWLGLARFRGGDFEGAAAALERALEMNRQFARASRLLGLVYHSLGRYDDALRALRRGLTRDREVPLNALLDAQLRMEGGDAEGAEAALLRTLAVHPGYPDLHLLLARIRRAQGRLEEAAQAYQKALELQPGYGAPALELGGLWLETGRLGPAETTLAAVAEAHPLWADAHALLGRVRLMRGDVAGAEVPLRAALAINPGFAAARADLGWTLLRAARPAEADEQFALALEMDPLVALPRQQLAWREWLVARREDAARV